From Flavipsychrobacter sp., a single genomic window includes:
- a CDS encoding cation-translocating P-type ATPase, translating into MDKTYSTVVEGMTCGNCAITISKLLEKKGASNISANAASGEVSFTIVEEEEVDNVYNAIDDLGYRVVRDDDNAIEGTGTNTGRSDKTSLYLIICAMLTVPLLLHMFVNWHYLHNPWVQLVLSTPVYIIGLIVFGKSAFRSLKHGIPNMDVLIIIGASAAYIYSLIGLFYYTDAVRDYMFFETTASIITLVMVGNWLEHKTVKATTTAIDALVNLQPQKAKIVMTDSIGKETMLEVESKYVKKGDMILVNTGDSIPVDGVVISGEAEVDEHMITGESLPIRKKETEEVIGGTMVMDGNIKIEATTVGSQSILSNIIKLVREAQGTKPPLQKLADKISAIFVPAVLGIALLTFLVSWLAFDVSFESAMMRSIAVMVISCPCAMGLATPAAVAVGLGRAARNGMLVKGGDTLERLKQIKQVVFDKTGTLTTGKLEISSFDTVMEAATFKSIVAAIESYSSHPIAKSISKQWSNTENVQLEKVDEVKAKGMEAVDANGDKWQLGSELWLHTSVEKLTGYDLYLYKNGSYAGAIKITDTLRPDAKETIDELKRMGYKTILLSGDKKEKCEHLANELGIEEVYAQQTPEQKNKKLDELLEAAPTAMVGDGINDAPALARATVGISLSESTQIAIQSANIILSNNQLSTLPKAIRLGIYTDQTIKQNLFWAFIYNIVAIPVAAAGMLKPTYGAGIMALSDVVLILNSLRLGIRSLKK; encoded by the coding sequence ATGGATAAGACATATTCTACAGTTGTTGAAGGAATGACCTGCGGCAACTGTGCTATTACAATATCAAAGCTCTTGGAAAAAAAAGGAGCTTCAAATATATCTGCTAATGCAGCATCGGGAGAGGTGAGCTTTACCATCGTAGAAGAAGAGGAGGTGGATAATGTTTACAACGCTATCGACGATTTGGGCTATCGAGTTGTGCGGGACGATGATAATGCAATTGAAGGAACAGGTACCAATACAGGAAGGTCTGATAAGACATCACTGTATTTAATTATTTGTGCGATGCTTACTGTTCCATTGTTGCTGCACATGTTTGTTAACTGGCATTATTTGCACAACCCTTGGGTGCAGCTAGTATTATCTACGCCAGTATATATAATAGGTCTAATTGTTTTTGGTAAGAGTGCTTTTCGTTCATTAAAGCATGGTATACCTAATATGGATGTGCTGATAATTATTGGCGCTTCTGCTGCATATATCTATTCTCTTATCGGGCTGTTTTATTATACAGATGCTGTTAGGGATTATATGTTCTTTGAAACTACAGCCTCTATTATCACTTTGGTTATGGTTGGTAACTGGCTGGAACATAAAACTGTAAAAGCTACTACTACGGCTATAGATGCGCTAGTAAACTTACAACCACAGAAAGCTAAAATAGTGATGACTGACAGTATAGGTAAGGAGACCATGCTGGAGGTGGAGAGTAAGTATGTAAAGAAGGGGGATATGATATTAGTAAATACTGGTGATAGTATACCAGTAGACGGAGTCGTGATAAGTGGCGAAGCGGAAGTGGATGAGCATATGATAACAGGGGAGAGCCTGCCGATAAGAAAGAAGGAAACAGAAGAAGTGATAGGCGGAACAATGGTGATGGATGGTAATATAAAGATAGAAGCCACCACAGTTGGTAGCCAGTCAATATTGTCTAACATCATTAAACTAGTAAGAGAAGCTCAGGGTACTAAGCCACCATTGCAGAAACTTGCCGATAAGATAAGCGCCATTTTTGTGCCTGCAGTTTTAGGCATTGCTCTACTTACTTTTCTAGTTAGCTGGCTGGCATTTGATGTTAGCTTCGAAAGTGCTATGATGCGTAGCATAGCCGTGATGGTTATCTCTTGCCCGTGTGCTATGGGCTTGGCTACCCCTGCTGCAGTTGCCGTAGGTCTTGGTAGGGCGGCACGTAATGGTATGTTGGTGAAGGGGGGAGACACTCTAGAACGCTTAAAGCAAATCAAACAGGTCGTATTTGACAAAACAGGTACGCTAACTACGGGTAAGCTGGAGATATCTTCTTTTGATACAGTGATGGAAGCTGCAACGTTTAAGTCTATAGTAGCAGCTATAGAGTCTTATTCTTCTCATCCTATTGCTAAGTCTATATCAAAGCAATGGAGCAATACGGAGAATGTACAATTAGAAAAAGTTGATGAAGTGAAGGCTAAGGGAATGGAAGCAGTAGATGCCAATGGAGATAAATGGCAGTTGGGCTCGGAGCTTTGGTTGCATACTAGTGTAGAAAAGCTCACAGGGTATGATCTATACTTGTATAAGAATGGCTCTTATGCAGGCGCTATAAAAATAACGGACACCTTACGACCTGATGCTAAAGAAACGATTGATGAGCTGAAACGTATGGGGTACAAAACCATACTGCTTAGTGGCGATAAAAAAGAGAAATGTGAGCACTTGGCTAATGAACTAGGCATTGAAGAAGTGTATGCACAACAAACTCCTGAGCAAAAAAATAAAAAACTAGATGAGCTTTTAGAAGCAGCACCTACAGCTATGGTGGGCGATGGTATAAACGATGCTCCTGCATTGGCTAGGGCCACAGTAGGTATCTCTCTAAGTGAATCTACTCAAATAGCCATCCAGTCGGCAAATATCATATTATCTAATAACCAACTATCAACACTGCCTAAGGCTATACGTTTAGGTATTTATACCGACCAGACCATTAAGCAAAACCTTTTCTGGGCATTTATTTACAATATCGTGGCAATACCTGTAGCGGCTGCCGGCATGCTAAAGCCTACCTATGGGGCAGGTATCATGGCGTTGAGCGATGTGGTGCTTATTCTTAACTCTTTGAGGTTGGGTATCAGAAGCCTGAAGAAGTAG
- a CDS encoding M12 family metallo-peptidase produces MKKLTLFLLLFTVGTYSANAIEMTMWRSVASNNVPAKGERELYPQKSLVYALSVDYMKTQLTTASSFENAVVLQIPNPKGGMMNFKVWEESIMAEELAEKYPEIKNYTAVAVDDPRVTAKINITAFGFDAMVYTGTGNDYVIDPYTKSDDRYYLCYYKSDYAKPAGKEHFCANSDANDGPEDISNARFDLSNGGLPKVALKTNGATKRKYRLALACTGEYANAVTPGTPTKPLVLSAMNTTMARVNGVYQREFGVTMELVANNDQLIFLNSNDGYTNSSGVTMQAENQTKIDNVIGKINYDIGHVFSTGGGGIADLQSVCDFNAKARGVTGQAKPTGDLFDIDYVAHEMGHQFGATHTFNAATGACAGNGTNISAYEPGGGSTIMAYAGICNGNDVANQSDDYFHAKSLDQVSDFITNIVTGGSCATTSAAGNTPPVVASIKKTYDVPYLTPFELEAPLATDADNNGITYCWEEYDLGDFGKSFSDTKQDGPLFRSFKPTASRWRVFPVLDSILNNNLNYLGEKLPEVGRKLEFKLTVRDMFNGTGTFNLSDETVRLHVTTTSGPFLVTAPNQSSDYWQIGSTQTVTWDVAQTTTAPVNCSNVTILLSVDGGYTYPFTLAANTANDGSETITVPTGTNTNTARVKVKADGNVFFDVSNSNFKINNWPADIASVSFSNHITVFPVPATKQLNIVSDTNYSYDYGLFNVVGQRVAEGGFKDFAIIDVSSMASGVYTLRLHSSAGEKISRKVLVQ; encoded by the coding sequence ATGAAAAAACTAACCTTATTTCTTTTGCTTTTTACCGTAGGTACATATAGTGCTAATGCTATAGAGATGACTATGTGGCGCTCTGTGGCTAGTAATAATGTTCCCGCAAAAGGTGAAAGAGAACTCTATCCGCAAAAGTCTTTGGTCTATGCTTTAAGTGTAGACTATATGAAAACACAATTGACAACAGCTTCTTCTTTTGAAAACGCAGTAGTGCTACAAATTCCTAATCCTAAGGGTGGGATGATGAATTTTAAAGTTTGGGAAGAATCAATAATGGCTGAAGAGCTTGCTGAAAAATATCCTGAGATAAAAAACTATACAGCTGTAGCTGTTGACGATCCTAGAGTTACTGCCAAGATAAATATTACTGCTTTTGGCTTTGATGCAATGGTGTATACGGGTACTGGTAACGATTATGTTATTGACCCTTATACCAAATCAGACGATAGGTACTATCTCTGCTATTATAAAAGTGATTATGCCAAGCCTGCTGGTAAAGAGCATTTTTGTGCTAATAGCGATGCTAACGATGGCCCTGAAGATATAAGTAATGCAAGGTTTGACCTTTCTAATGGTGGTCTACCAAAAGTAGCTTTGAAAACTAATGGAGCCACCAAAAGAAAATATAGACTCGCACTTGCTTGTACAGGAGAATATGCCAATGCTGTAACGCCGGGTACGCCTACAAAACCTTTGGTGCTTAGTGCCATGAATACAACAATGGCTAGAGTGAATGGTGTATACCAAAGAGAGTTTGGCGTTACTATGGAGCTGGTGGCTAATAACGACCAATTAATATTCCTAAATAGTAATGATGGTTATACCAACTCGAGTGGTGTAACTATGCAAGCAGAGAATCAAACGAAGATCGATAATGTAATTGGTAAGATCAATTACGATATTGGACATGTATTCAGCACAGGTGGTGGTGGTATTGCCGATCTTCAAAGTGTTTGCGATTTTAATGCGAAAGCAAGAGGTGTAACAGGGCAAGCAAAACCAACAGGAGATCTTTTTGATATAGATTATGTTGCTCATGAAATGGGGCATCAATTTGGAGCAACACATACCTTTAACGCGGCAACGGGTGCTTGCGCAGGCAACGGTACAAATATTAGTGCTTATGAGCCGGGTGGAGGTTCTACGATAATGGCATATGCTGGTATCTGTAACGGTAATGATGTGGCCAACCAAAGTGATGATTATTTTCATGCAAAGAGCTTAGACCAAGTGTCTGACTTTATTACGAACATAGTTACAGGTGGTAGCTGCGCTACTACTAGTGCTGCTGGTAATACACCTCCTGTTGTAGCTTCTATAAAAAAGACTTATGATGTCCCATATTTAACTCCTTTTGAGCTAGAAGCTCCGTTGGCAACTGATGCAGATAACAATGGTATTACCTACTGTTGGGAAGAGTATGATCTAGGTGATTTTGGAAAAAGTTTTAGTGATACTAAACAGGATGGTCCTTTGTTCCGTTCGTTTAAACCAACAGCTAGTCGCTGGCGTGTATTTCCTGTCCTAGATTCTATATTGAATAATAACTTGAATTACTTAGGAGAAAAGCTACCTGAAGTAGGGCGTAAGTTAGAATTTAAACTCACCGTTAGAGATATGTTCAATGGTACAGGAACATTCAATCTTTCTGATGAAACAGTTCGTTTACATGTTACTACAACTTCAGGGCCTTTTTTAGTAACTGCTCCGAATCAGTCTTCAGACTATTGGCAGATAGGTAGTACGCAAACCGTTACTTGGGATGTGGCACAGACGACTACAGCTCCTGTTAACTGTAGTAATGTTACGATATTATTGTCTGTAGATGGAGGGTATACATATCCTTTTACATTGGCAGCTAATACCGCAAATGATGGTAGTGAAACCATTACTGTTCCAACAGGTACAAACACCAATACTGCTAGAGTAAAAGTTAAAGCAGATGGCAATGTGTTTTTTGATGTGAGTAATAGTAATTTCAAGATAAACAATTGGCCAGCTGATATTGCTTCTGTATCGTTTAGTAATCACATTACTGTATTTCCTGTGCCTGCTACTAAGCAGCTTAATATAGTTTCAGATACTAATTATTCTTATGATTATGGCTTGTTTAACGTTGTGGGACAAAGAGTAGCAGAGGGTGGCTTTAAAGACTTTGCAATAATCGATGTTTCATCGATGGCTTCAGGTGTTTATACATTAAGATTGCATAGCTCGGCGGGTGAGAAGATCAGCAGAAAAGTATTAGTACAATAA
- the tsaE gene encoding tRNA (adenosine(37)-N6)-threonylcarbamoyltransferase complex ATPase subunit type 1 TsaE — MSYPYDIVIWPTAYICIMAAQPILQISYSLANIENAVHQFWQYAHQYQVFAFSGDMGAGKTTFITALCHYLKVEDTVSSPTFSLINEYTFQQNGIAKKIYHMDWYRLKDADEAIDAGVEDTILRTDCYSIVEWPEKAIELLPKKHLWVSIANNGDNERTMNVWVKD, encoded by the coding sequence ATGTCTTATCCATATGATATAGTTATATGGCCTACCGCTTATATTTGCATCATGGCGGCACAACCGATATTACAAATTTCCTATTCTTTAGCCAATATAGAAAATGCAGTGCATCAGTTCTGGCAATATGCACATCAATACCAAGTATTTGCTTTTAGTGGCGATATGGGTGCCGGCAAAACCACATTCATTACGGCACTATGTCATTACCTAAAAGTAGAAGATACCGTTAGCAGCCCTACGTTTTCGCTCATCAATGAATATACCTTCCAACAAAACGGTATTGCTAAAAAAATATACCATATGGACTGGTATAGACTAAAAGATGCAGACGAAGCCATTGATGCCGGTGTAGAAGACACTATACTTCGTACAGACTGCTACTCTATAGTAGAATGGCCAGAAAAAGCCATTGAGCTGCTACCCAAGAAACATCTATGGGTAAGTATTGCAAACAATGGCGATAATGAGCGTACGATGAACGTATGGGTAAAAGATTAA
- a CDS encoding LysE family transporter, which produces MHLLDALIKGITLGLFMAISVGPTLFAVLRYSLNHSYKAGIAFILGVSISDILYVVVANVAASWLEVLHEFAKEIAYGGAVVLIIVGLAGLVSKYKPVRPSAAVLTISKADYVKIWTSGFLINTINPAVIIIWLGAVTATANTSAWYRTVMFGSCLLLVLSIDFAKVFLADTIRKKLTIRRIMYLQKTSAAIILSFGIALFLSTFFNLHFS; this is translated from the coding sequence ATGCATTTGCTTGATGCACTCATAAAAGGAATAACACTTGGCCTGTTTATGGCTATATCTGTGGGCCCAACTCTTTTTGCTGTCCTTAGGTATAGTCTTAACCACAGCTATAAGGCAGGTATTGCATTCATACTTGGGGTTTCCATTAGCGATATATTATATGTAGTTGTTGCCAACGTAGCTGCATCATGGCTAGAAGTACTACACGAATTTGCCAAAGAGATAGCTTATGGCGGTGCTGTAGTACTTATTATTGTAGGATTGGCGGGCTTAGTGAGCAAATATAAACCCGTACGCCCCAGTGCTGCTGTGCTTACTATTAGCAAAGCAGATTATGTAAAGATTTGGACAAGTGGTTTTTTGATCAATACCATTAACCCCGCTGTCATCATAATATGGCTAGGTGCTGTAACAGCTACTGCCAACACCTCTGCTTGGTATAGAACCGTAATGTTTGGTTCTTGTCTTCTTTTGGTGCTTAGTATCGATTTTGCAAAAGTATTCTTAGCCGACACTATACGTAAAAAGCTCACTATTAGGCGAATCATGTACCTGCAAAAAACATCTGCAGCCATAATATTATCCTTCGGTATCGCTCTATTTTTAAGCACCTTCTTCAATTTACACTTTAGTTAA
- a CDS encoding amidophosphoribosyltransferase, translating into MSDAIRHECGLAYIRLLKPLAYYHRKYGTSFYGLNKLYLLMEKQHNRGQDGAGIAAVKLNVEAGHQNMHRLRISGANAIRKLFEEVQKETSDLEKMYPEIGNHPGLLKGYMRFMGESLIGHLRYGTQGQNNVEFCHPFIKSDINPTRNLIMAGNFNLVNTDELFKMLDSHPTTTVRDSDLGAMIETIQYYLCLADETNPENLNIEGILKQATTHFDGGYVCGGLVGNGDGFVMRDPNGIRPAYFYKDDEIVVAASERPAIMTAFNVPIEEVHELQPGHAIITKADGTFTNTRILPEREVTACSFERIYFSRGSDKDIYKERMHLGRNLAKRVLKAVDYDLKNTIVSFIPNTAETAFYGLIKGLEDYLNEIKLDRIRANGKNMTDEEMLELIGRRVRIEKVAIKDVKMRTFITADAARNEMVQHVYDITYGTVRNGVDTLVVIDDSIVRGTTLKESIIKMLDRLKPKRIIVVSSAPQIRYPDCYGIDMSKMGDFIAFRAAIELLKDQGKEHILQDTYQACVDAAEKGLLDSQNFVQAVYEPFSPSEVSKKIAEMLRHEDVNAEVDIIYQSIGGLKDACPNNHGDWYFTGNYPTKGGNRVANKAFMNFMERKEGRGY; encoded by the coding sequence ATGTCAGACGCGATACGCCACGAGTGCGGATTAGCTTACATCCGCCTTTTAAAGCCACTAGCATATTACCACCGTAAATACGGTACATCTTTCTACGGACTTAACAAACTATACCTCCTAATGGAGAAACAGCATAACCGCGGCCAAGACGGTGCGGGGATTGCAGCTGTTAAGCTAAACGTGGAAGCAGGACACCAAAACATGCACCGTTTACGTATTAGTGGTGCTAATGCTATTCGCAAACTTTTTGAAGAGGTACAGAAAGAGACCAGCGACCTTGAGAAGATGTATCCTGAAATTGGCAACCACCCAGGTTTGCTAAAAGGCTATATGCGTTTCATGGGCGAATCGTTGATCGGCCATCTTCGTTACGGTACGCAAGGACAAAACAATGTAGAGTTTTGCCATCCATTTATCAAGTCGGATATTAATCCTACTCGTAACCTGATAATGGCAGGTAACTTCAACCTTGTTAATACAGACGAGCTATTTAAGATGCTAGACTCCCACCCTACCACTACCGTTAGAGATAGTGACCTAGGAGCTATGATCGAGACAATACAATACTACCTCTGCTTGGCCGACGAGACCAATCCAGAGAATTTAAATATTGAGGGTATACTTAAACAAGCTACTACCCACTTTGATGGAGGATATGTATGCGGCGGACTAGTAGGAAACGGTGATGGTTTTGTAATGCGTGACCCTAATGGTATACGCCCGGCGTACTTCTATAAGGATGACGAAATTGTTGTAGCCGCTTCAGAACGCCCCGCAATAATGACTGCATTTAATGTACCTATTGAAGAAGTACATGAATTGCAACCAGGTCATGCCATCATAACTAAAGCTGACGGTACTTTTACCAATACCAGAATATTACCGGAAAGAGAAGTGACCGCTTGTAGCTTCGAGCGTATTTACTTTAGCCGTGGTAGCGATAAAGACATCTACAAAGAGCGTATGCACTTAGGTAGGAATCTAGCTAAACGTGTATTAAAAGCTGTAGACTACGACCTTAAAAATACGATAGTATCTTTTATACCTAATACTGCAGAAACTGCGTTTTATGGTCTGATAAAAGGCCTTGAAGATTATCTGAACGAAATAAAGCTTGACCGTATTCGTGCTAATGGTAAAAACATGACCGATGAGGAAATGCTGGAACTAATTGGCAGAAGAGTACGTATAGAAAAGGTAGCTATAAAGGACGTGAAGATGCGCACATTCATTACAGCAGATGCTGCTCGTAATGAAATGGTACAGCACGTTTATGATATTACCTATGGCACTGTAAGAAACGGAGTAGACACTCTTGTTGTTATCGACGACTCTATTGTACGTGGCACTACATTAAAGGAAAGTATCATTAAGATGCTTGACCGTTTGAAACCAAAACGTATCATTGTTGTTTCTTCTGCCCCTCAAATACGTTACCCTGATTGCTATGGTATTGACATGAGCAAGATGGGTGATTTCATTGCCTTCAGAGCAGCTATAGAGCTACTTAAAGACCAAGGCAAAGAACATATACTACAAGATACCTACCAAGCATGTGTAGATGCTGCTGAAAAAGGCTTACTAGACAGCCAAAACTTTGTACAGGCGGTGTACGAACCATTCTCTCCTAGCGAGGTCAGCAAAAAGATCGCTGAAATGCTAAGACATGAGGACGTAAATGCCGAAGTAGACATCATTTACCAATCAATAGGTGGACTTAAAGATGCCTGCCCTAACAATCATGGAGACTGGTATTTTACAGGTAACTACCCTACCAAAGGTGGTAACAGAGTAGCTAATAAAGCGTTTATGAACTTCATGGAACGCAAAGAAGGAAGAGGATATTAA